One region of Polynucleobacter paneuropaeus genomic DNA includes:
- the hslO gene encoding Hsp33 family molecular chaperone HslO — MNELLVFMCDGAPVRGEIVSIGTAWQAILERRNDPPAVRKVLGDFVAAATLLSASLKFDGTLIIQAQSLGPISLLVVECKSDLSMRATVKLSVDPTEIPTDATLAQMLDASNSGRLVITLDPADRQAGNPPYQGIVALQDHQGAVIRPVESVAQAISLYMQNSEQLETRIWLASNETQVGGLLLQRLPNSGGHTHLDPQTADEGWMRIQTLGETITDEELLTLPPQTILRRLFLEESSHYGVRSFPSRPIHFACRCSRSKVADVLRMLGEQEVESILSERGKVETACDFCGKEYQFDPVDCRQVFSTDLLSDATSPPSSGH; from the coding sequence ATGAACGAACTTCTTGTATTTATGTGTGATGGGGCCCCTGTTCGAGGTGAAATCGTCTCAATCGGCACCGCTTGGCAGGCGATCTTAGAGAGGCGGAATGATCCACCCGCAGTACGAAAAGTATTGGGGGATTTTGTAGCTGCAGCCACCCTTCTGAGCGCCAGCCTCAAATTTGATGGCACTCTCATTATTCAGGCGCAAAGCCTTGGTCCAATTTCTTTACTAGTGGTCGAATGTAAATCCGACCTCTCTATGCGAGCAACAGTCAAGCTGTCAGTAGACCCTACTGAAATACCTACTGATGCGACCTTAGCCCAAATGCTGGATGCTAGTAATAGCGGTCGTCTCGTTATTACCCTTGACCCTGCCGACCGTCAAGCCGGCAATCCACCTTATCAAGGGATCGTCGCTTTACAAGATCACCAAGGCGCCGTCATCCGCCCTGTTGAAAGTGTTGCCCAAGCAATAAGCTTGTATATGCAAAATTCTGAGCAATTAGAAACGCGAATTTGGTTAGCCTCGAATGAAACTCAAGTTGGCGGCCTACTTTTGCAACGTTTACCGAATTCTGGCGGCCACACCCATTTAGACCCTCAAACTGCTGACGAGGGTTGGATGCGGATTCAAACGCTTGGCGAGACCATTACCGATGAAGAGCTTTTGACCCTTCCGCCTCAAACAATTCTGCGCCGCTTGTTTCTAGAGGAATCTTCACACTATGGGGTGCGCAGCTTCCCCAGCAGACCCATTCACTTTGCTTGCCGCTGCTCACGTTCTAAAGTAGCCGATGTTTTGCGAATGTTAGGCGAACAAGAGGTTGAAAGTATTCTGAGCGAACGAGGTAAAGTAGAAACGGCGTGTGATTTTTGCGGCAAGGAATATCAGTTTGATCCAGTGGACTGTCGTCAGGTCTTTAGCACTGACCTGCTGAGCGATGCTACTAGTCCACCATCCAGTGGGCACTAA
- the gltX gene encoding glutamate--tRNA ligase: MGSMQIRTRFAPSPTGFIHLGNLRSALYPWAFARHNQGDFILRIEDTDVERSTQESVDVILEGMAWLGLDVDEGPIYQMQRIDRYQELIKQMLDSGLAYPCYMSEDELNRLRDQQMANKEKPRYNGLWRPEPGKSLPAIPPGVSPVIRFKNPIGGSVIWDDAVKGRIEISNDELDDLVIARSDGTPTYNFCVVVDDLDMKITHVIRGDDHVNNTPRQINILKALGSAPPIYAHLPTVLNDQGEKMSKRNGAMSVRDYQKEGYLPEAILNYLARLGWSHGDAEVFTREQFVAWFDLDNLGRSPAQHNPEKLLWLNHHYIQEADPEKLAESVRPFADERGIDVNQGPSFVQVVALLKDRANTLIEIAEGAKLFYSPPPEFSKEQIAQNIPEAIKPVIRDLIEAITKADTTKEGYSAAFKEVLAKHQLKMPALAMPVRYALFATTQTPAIDSVLVVLGKQESINRLAKVVQ, translated from the coding sequence ATGGGGTCTATGCAAATTCGTACACGTTTCGCCCCCAGCCCAACTGGCTTTATCCATCTCGGTAATCTCCGAAGCGCTCTTTATCCCTGGGCTTTTGCTCGTCATAACCAGGGCGATTTCATTCTGCGTATTGAAGATACCGATGTAGAGCGCTCCACCCAAGAATCCGTTGACGTGATTCTGGAAGGAATGGCCTGGTTAGGCTTAGATGTAGATGAAGGTCCGATCTATCAAATGCAACGCATTGATCGTTATCAAGAGCTTATCAAACAAATGCTTGATAGTGGGCTTGCTTACCCTTGCTATATGAGTGAGGATGAGCTCAATCGTTTGCGCGATCAACAAATGGCGAATAAAGAAAAGCCACGCTATAACGGCCTATGGCGACCAGAACCCGGCAAATCTTTGCCAGCAATTCCACCAGGTGTTTCACCTGTGATTCGGTTTAAGAATCCTATCGGGGGCTCCGTCATTTGGGATGATGCTGTTAAAGGCAGAATAGAAATTAGCAACGATGAACTTGATGATCTCGTGATTGCAAGATCTGATGGTACCCCGACCTATAACTTCTGCGTTGTCGTTGATGACCTTGATATGAAAATCACCCATGTGATTCGAGGCGATGACCACGTCAACAACACACCGCGCCAAATTAATATTCTCAAAGCCCTTGGCTCAGCTCCTCCCATTTATGCTCACTTACCAACAGTGTTAAATGACCAAGGCGAGAAGATGAGTAAGCGCAATGGTGCAATGAGTGTGCGTGATTATCAAAAAGAAGGGTATTTGCCTGAAGCCATTCTGAACTACCTTGCACGACTAGGATGGTCACATGGCGATGCCGAAGTCTTTACTAGAGAGCAATTTGTAGCTTGGTTTGATCTGGATAATCTTGGCAGATCACCAGCCCAACATAACCCAGAAAAGTTACTCTGGCTCAATCATCACTACATTCAAGAAGCCGACCCGGAAAAGCTGGCAGAGTCAGTTAGGCCATTTGCGGATGAGCGGGGCATTGATGTCAATCAGGGGCCAAGCTTTGTTCAGGTTGTCGCTTTATTAAAGGATAGGGCCAATACCCTCATTGAAATTGCGGAAGGGGCTAAGTTGTTTTACTCTCCTCCACCAGAGTTTTCAAAGGAGCAGATTGCTCAAAATATTCCTGAGGCGATTAAGCCAGTGATTCGTGATTTGATAGAGGCAATAACAAAGGCGGATACGACAAAAGAGGGCTATTCGGCTGCTTTTAAAGAAGTATTAGCCAAGCACCAACTGAAAATGCCAGCCCTAGCAATGCCAGTGAGATATGCCTTATTTGCCACCACCCAAACGCCAGCAATCGACTCTGTTTTAGTCGTTTTAGGGAAACAGGAAAGCATCAACCGGCTCGCCAAGGTCGTCCAGTAG
- a CDS encoding TolC family protein translates to MKKISISIYSFLFTSFFVTGVQAQSLPPFKVDNTQYRSVSLGNYLSELNEENANLKIRRLNIASADANAKDAGMPYLSPILTYARGSMYTQAPYAGYTNPASNTLGAMVTIEGWGKRSAREAQAQADAKRKLAEMITEGKAIETEAMFNYIDALRTKLLWQSYQEAIDALNQYRASGSTQAAEFIAAQKVLANDLKYYSYGMANFVGKTGSELIMPVGTLNIEAKNFKVEDLIARAQENRADIASGQAAVESAAANLEVVKASKNIDFLPGVYYTQTPSYASSGINYGTQQAFSFLLNVPLGNGFLMNSDVTTAANSQAELEVSLMATKAKIVTEINQTYLQYQSAKERLEAATKAYNQAKMSKNNIQGILRFRDAEYELFDARTVHAKTLILLERLSGNFEVPNLH, encoded by the coding sequence ATGAAAAAAATTTCTATCTCGATCTATAGCTTTCTATTCACATCATTTTTTGTAACGGGTGTCCAAGCACAGTCCTTGCCGCCTTTCAAAGTAGACAATACCCAGTATAGAAGCGTCAGTTTAGGCAACTATCTTAGCGAGCTAAACGAAGAAAATGCCAACCTCAAAATACGCAGGCTGAATATTGCCTCTGCCGACGCAAATGCTAAAGATGCTGGGATGCCCTATCTAAGTCCGATTCTTACCTATGCTCGCGGCAGTATGTATACCCAGGCTCCATATGCTGGTTATACCAACCCTGCCTCCAACACTTTGGGCGCCATGGTCACAATAGAAGGTTGGGGAAAGCGCTCTGCACGCGAAGCTCAAGCCCAAGCGGATGCCAAACGTAAATTGGCTGAGATGATTACGGAGGGCAAAGCAATTGAAACTGAAGCGATGTTTAACTATATAGACGCACTACGCACCAAACTCTTATGGCAGTCCTACCAAGAGGCGATCGATGCGCTAAATCAATATCGCGCTAGCGGATCTACTCAAGCTGCTGAGTTTATTGCTGCACAAAAGGTTCTTGCAAACGATTTGAAGTACTACTCCTATGGCATGGCCAATTTTGTTGGCAAGACAGGCTCCGAACTGATCATGCCGGTTGGCACCTTAAATATAGAAGCAAAAAACTTTAAAGTGGAAGACTTAATTGCTCGAGCTCAAGAAAATCGAGCCGATATTGCTTCAGGTCAGGCAGCTGTTGAGTCAGCAGCAGCCAATTTGGAGGTGGTCAAAGCAAGCAAAAATATTGATTTTTTACCTGGCGTTTACTATACCCAAACCCCCTCTTATGCATCCAGCGGCATCAACTATGGAACTCAACAAGCCTTTAGCTTTTTATTGAACGTCCCCCTGGGTAATGGTTTTCTGATGAATTCCGATGTAACCACTGCTGCTAATAGCCAGGCTGAGCTTGAGGTTAGCTTGATGGCAACAAAGGCCAAAATCGTGACCGAGATTAATCAGACCTATCTTCAATACCAGTCTGCAAAAGAGCGTTTGGAGGCAGCCACTAAGGCTTATAACCAAGCCAAAATGAGCAAAAATAACATCCAGGGAATTTTGCGATTTCGCGATGCGGAATATGAGCTTTTTGATGCTCGTACTGTGCATGCTAAAACTCTGATACTCTTAGAAAGACTAAGCGGCAATTTTGAAGTGCCTAATTTGCACTAG
- a CDS encoding alpha/beta hydrolase codes for MTSIAEQTDRYETFYQGNSGHAVVLLPGLCGSELEMGVIPRLLKQSNHTYTVPKINGYSAHTGLSNYQEWIDSVDQFITDLAQSHNSVSVVGLSMGATLALAVAARNSKAHSVVALSPVFIFDGWAIPWYHPFLALVFALGIRNWHYKEREPFGVKNLELRRHIRKAVMANSVSELGAAHLPAVHLYQSLELIKATKKELSSITADALIIHAIDDETASPKNPEIILRGISSETCRMIWLGNSYHMITVDNEREVVANEVNNFINQALEKEKIVDRLAVDTANLVIKNRSRS; via the coding sequence ATGACATCCATAGCCGAGCAAACAGACCGATACGAGACATTCTATCAAGGTAATTCAGGCCATGCGGTAGTTTTATTGCCAGGCCTTTGCGGTTCAGAGCTGGAAATGGGCGTCATTCCCCGACTCCTAAAACAGTCAAATCACACCTATACAGTACCTAAGATCAATGGCTACTCTGCCCATACCGGCCTTTCAAACTATCAAGAGTGGATCGATAGCGTAGACCAATTTATTACTGACCTTGCCCAATCGCATAACTCTGTTTCTGTTGTTGGATTGAGTATGGGCGCGACGCTCGCTCTGGCGGTTGCAGCACGAAATAGTAAAGCTCATAGCGTGGTTGCTCTTTCCCCTGTTTTTATATTTGATGGCTGGGCAATCCCTTGGTATCACCCTTTCCTCGCCCTGGTATTTGCGTTGGGAATCCGTAATTGGCACTACAAAGAAAGAGAGCCGTTTGGCGTCAAAAACCTTGAATTAAGACGCCATATCCGAAAAGCGGTCATGGCTAATAGTGTGAGCGAGCTTGGCGCCGCCCATTTACCTGCAGTTCACCTCTATCAGTCCTTGGAGCTCATTAAGGCAACTAAAAAAGAACTCAGCTCAATAACAGCAGACGCTTTAATCATTCATGCGATTGATGACGAAACTGCATCGCCAAAGAATCCAGAAATAATCCTTAGGGGAATTTCCTCCGAAACCTGTCGAATGATTTGGCTTGGTAATTCTTACCACATGATCACTGTGGATAACGAACGAGAAGTGGTTGCAAATGAGGTCAATAATTTTATTAATCAGGCACTTGAAAAAGAAAAGATCGTTGATAGGCTTGCTGTAGACACGGCTAATCTCGTGATCAAAAATCGTTCTAGAAGTTAA
- a CDS encoding DUF4118 domain-containing protein, with protein sequence MQIKNSKRWAHSGIQAYFFAIFGVFVAFSIRYSLHDFLQGNIPMTFFILNTIIIALFYGFIPSLLTIFLSVPIAFFFFVPPFDSYEMPTPQDGFVFISYISIAFIAVAIVEWLQRERYKAVLISKVSDSNFRLLTQASLSLKKAREQEVRD encoded by the coding sequence ATGCAGATTAAGAATTCGAAACGGTGGGCTCATTCCGGGATCCAAGCGTATTTTTTTGCAATATTCGGCGTTTTTGTCGCATTTAGCATACGGTATAGCCTCCATGATTTCTTGCAAGGCAATATTCCAATGACCTTTTTTATCCTCAACACCATCATCATTGCCTTGTTTTATGGCTTCATCCCCAGCCTGTTGACGATTTTTCTTTCTGTACCAATTGCCTTTTTCTTCTTTGTACCGCCTTTTGATTCTTATGAAATGCCAACGCCACAAGACGGCTTTGTTTTTATTTCTTATATTTCGATCGCGTTTATCGCTGTTGCGATTGTGGAATGGCTCCAGCGAGAGCGTTACAAGGCTGTCCTGATCTCTAAAGTGAGTGATAGCAATTTCCGCCTTTTAACTCAAGCTAGCCTCTCCCTCAAAAAAGCACGCGAGCAGGAAGTACGCGATTAA
- a CDS encoding M48 family metallopeptidase, translating into MRLFISLIFIACLTACANTTKPGAVGINRSQFMVVSSADVNKLSAISFEEQNKKAKEKNILITTGPTYERLKQVANRLIPQTTVFRDDTKGWEWQLSLIQSNTLNASCAPGGKITFYTGIIDQLNLTDDEIAAIMGHEMAHALREHGRERLSEALAQNAVTNVALAAAGANYASGINAANQVAQYVLVLPNSRQNESEADAIGLELAARAGYNPRAAITVWQKMLKATQGKNPPEFLSTHPSGETRIEQLNALMPAVEPLYLAATKAPQSQPGKTINKMN; encoded by the coding sequence ATGAGGCTTTTCATAAGCCTCATTTTTATTGCGTGCCTTACTGCATGTGCCAATACCACTAAACCAGGCGCTGTCGGAATCAATCGCTCACAATTTATGGTGGTGTCTTCTGCTGATGTAAATAAGCTATCAGCTATCAGCTTTGAAGAGCAAAACAAAAAGGCGAAAGAAAAGAATATTCTGATAACGACTGGCCCGACCTACGAACGCTTAAAACAAGTGGCGAATCGATTAATCCCCCAGACGACAGTTTTTAGAGACGATACCAAGGGCTGGGAATGGCAGTTAAGTTTGATCCAGTCCAATACGCTCAACGCAAGTTGCGCCCCCGGAGGAAAGATCACTTTTTATACCGGGATAATTGATCAACTCAACTTAACTGATGATGAAATTGCCGCCATCATGGGGCATGAGATGGCCCATGCTCTGCGTGAGCATGGTCGTGAGCGCCTATCTGAAGCTTTGGCCCAAAATGCCGTAACTAATGTTGCGCTTGCAGCTGCTGGAGCCAATTACGCCTCAGGCATAAACGCGGCTAACCAGGTTGCGCAATACGTTTTGGTATTGCCTAATTCACGACAGAATGAGTCTGAAGCAGATGCGATTGGTCTCGAGTTAGCCGCGCGAGCTGGTTATAACCCCCGTGCAGCCATCACCGTATGGCAAAAGATGCTCAAGGCCACGCAAGGCAAGAATCCACCAGAGTTTTTATCAACCCACCCTTCTGGCGAAACCAGAATTGAGCAGTTAAATGCCCTAATGCCTGCGGTGGAGCCACTCTATTTAGCGGCTACTAAGGCACCACAATCTCAGCCTGGTAAAACGATTAATAAAATGAATTAA
- the hyi gene encoding hydroxypyruvate isomerase yields the protein MIQFAANLTMLFNEFPFLDRFEQASKAGFKAVEFLFPYGIPAEDIKAKLDQYHLKLVLHNLPAGNWDGGERGIACLPDRIEEFKTGVAEAIRYAGILGVGQLNCLAGKVPAGVDHKLLHQTFVNNLRFAAAELKKNHLKLLVEPINEYDIPGFYLCSTQQAISILDEVGADNLFLQYDIYHAQRMEGELANTITKYFHRIAHMQLADNPGRNEPGTGEINYPFLFRFLEKIGYKGWVGCEYKPATDTLSGLSWMTKQLK from the coding sequence ATGATTCAGTTCGCTGCCAATCTCACTATGCTGTTCAACGAATTCCCATTTTTAGATCGGTTTGAACAGGCCTCCAAAGCAGGATTTAAGGCTGTAGAGTTTTTATTTCCCTACGGCATACCAGCCGAAGATATTAAGGCTAAGCTGGATCAATATCATTTAAAACTAGTTTTACATAACCTCCCGGCTGGTAATTGGGATGGCGGGGAGAGAGGTATTGCTTGTCTGCCAGATCGTATTGAAGAGTTCAAGACTGGTGTAGCAGAAGCAATTCGTTATGCGGGCATATTGGGTGTTGGTCAATTAAATTGCTTAGCTGGCAAAGTTCCCGCTGGCGTTGATCACAAGCTGCTACATCAAACTTTCGTAAACAATCTTCGTTTCGCAGCTGCTGAGCTCAAAAAGAATCACCTCAAATTACTCGTTGAACCAATCAATGAATACGATATCCCCGGCTTTTACTTGTGCAGCACTCAGCAAGCCATCAGCATTTTGGATGAGGTAGGGGCAGATAATCTTTTCCTTCAATACGATATCTATCATGCTCAACGCATGGAAGGAGAATTGGCCAATACCATCACAAAATACTTTCATCGGATTGCACACATGCAATTAGCTGACAACCCTGGGCGTAATGAGCCCGGCACTGGAGAAATCAATTACCCATTCTTATTTCGTTTTTTAGAAAAGATTGGCTACAAGGGTTGGGTTGGCTGTGAATACAAGCCAGCTACCGACACTTTAAGCGGTCTGAGTTGGATGACTAAGCAACTAAAGTAG
- a CDS encoding 2-keto-3-deoxygluconate permease — protein MKIYQAINKVPGGLMVVPLFIGMLLNTFAPNAMKIGGFTQALTNQGYPTFLAMYLFTVGTKMTLNAAPTMLKRGFGIMFAKVGIAIVVALGIAHFFNGDIIGLTTLAVLAAMNDTNGGMFLALTSTFGNKEDAGTYVPQSIETGPFLTMLVLVGAGLAVIPWLTMFSVIAPIIAGAILGNLDSDLREFFGKHEPIIIPFMAFTLGQGINLSAVTTAGLPGILLGLSVLVITGIVCILADRLLGGSGVAGAAASSTAGNATGTPQAVALADPTFAAIAPIATIQVAASVIVTAVLTPILTAFIYRQNKKKAETQ, from the coding sequence ATGAAAATTTATCAAGCGATTAATAAGGTGCCGGGTGGGTTGATGGTTGTGCCACTGTTTATCGGTATGCTCCTCAATACGTTTGCACCAAATGCCATGAAGATTGGTGGCTTTACTCAAGCGCTTACCAATCAAGGCTATCCAACCTTTTTAGCGATGTACCTCTTTACTGTGGGTACCAAAATGACCCTCAATGCAGCGCCAACGATGCTTAAGCGTGGCTTCGGCATCATGTTCGCAAAAGTGGGTATTGCAATCGTAGTTGCGCTCGGCATTGCCCACTTCTTTAATGGTGACATCATTGGTCTAACGACTCTAGCAGTATTAGCTGCTATGAACGATACCAATGGCGGCATGTTTCTAGCATTAACCAGCACTTTCGGGAATAAAGAGGATGCTGGAACCTATGTTCCTCAAAGTATTGAAACGGGCCCCTTCCTGACAATGTTGGTTTTGGTGGGCGCTGGCTTGGCCGTCATTCCTTGGTTGACTATGTTCTCTGTGATCGCACCAATTATTGCAGGAGCAATTCTGGGTAATCTTGATTCAGATTTGCGCGAGTTCTTTGGTAAACATGAGCCAATCATCATTCCTTTTATGGCCTTCACACTAGGGCAGGGTATTAATCTTTCAGCCGTAACAACGGCTGGTCTCCCCGGAATATTGCTTGGCCTCTCCGTTTTGGTCATTACAGGTATTGTTTGTATTCTTGCTGATCGCTTATTGGGTGGCTCTGGAGTTGCCGGTGCGGCAGCCTCAAGTACAGCAGGCAATGCGACCGGCACGCCCCAAGCAGTTGCGCTCGCGGATCCTACCTTTGCTGCGATTGCCCCAATCGCCACAATTCAGGTAGCGGCTTCTGTAATCGTCACAGCTGTTCTTACTCCAATTTTGACGGCATTTATTTACCGTCAAAATAAAAAGAAGGCTGAAACACAATAA
- the glxR gene encoding 2-hydroxy-3-oxopropionate reductase: MSNKLKLGFVGLGIMGAPMAGHLIKAGHDVFVTTRSKVPDDIAQSAATQCKTPAEVAQHADIIFTMVPDTPDVEKVLFGEHGIASGLSKGKIVVDMSSISPIQTKEFAKKINALGCDYLDAPVSGGEVGAKNATLSIMVGGDEKVFERIKPIFELMGKNINLVGGNGDGQTAKVANQIIVALNIEAVGEALLFAAKAGADPAKVRQALMGGFASSKILEVHGERMVKRTFDPGFRIELHQKDLNLALNSAKELGVSLPNTATAQALFNSCAAYGGKAWDHSAMVKALEKLANFEIGQKA; the protein is encoded by the coding sequence ATGAGCAATAAATTAAAGTTAGGCTTTGTTGGTCTAGGAATTATGGGCGCTCCTATGGCAGGGCATTTAATTAAAGCTGGGCATGATGTATTTGTTACTACGAGAAGTAAGGTTCCCGATGACATTGCTCAATCTGCTGCTACACAATGCAAAACACCCGCTGAAGTTGCTCAACATGCCGATATTATTTTTACGATGGTGCCCGATACACCTGATGTTGAAAAAGTCTTGTTTGGTGAACATGGTATTGCCTCTGGCCTATCTAAGGGCAAGATTGTTGTAGATATGAGTTCGATCTCACCAATTCAGACTAAGGAATTTGCCAAAAAGATTAATGCTTTAGGCTGTGATTACTTAGATGCCCCAGTATCCGGTGGTGAGGTTGGCGCTAAAAATGCAACGCTATCGATTATGGTTGGTGGTGATGAAAAAGTGTTTGAGCGCATTAAGCCAATTTTTGAGCTCATGGGTAAAAATATTAATCTAGTTGGCGGCAACGGTGATGGTCAAACCGCTAAGGTCGCCAATCAAATTATTGTTGCCTTGAACATCGAGGCAGTGGGCGAGGCGCTCTTATTTGCTGCTAAGGCGGGCGCTGATCCAGCAAAAGTTCGCCAAGCACTTATGGGTGGTTTTGCTAGCTCCAAAATTTTGGAAGTTCATGGCGAACGCATGGTCAAAAGAACATTTGATCCTGGCTTCAGAATTGAACTCCATCAAAAGGATTTAAACTTGGCCCTCAATAGCGCCAAGGAACTGGGTGTTTCACTGCCAAATACCGCTACTGCACAAGCTTTATTTAATTCTTGTGCTGCATATGGTGGTAAGGCGTGGGATCACTCAGCAATGGTTAAGGCCTTAGAGAAGCTCGCCAACTTCGAAATCGGTCAGAAAGCTTAA
- a CDS encoding YqiA/YcfP family alpha/beta fold hydrolase yields MPSTLVVYLHGFRSSPRSSKAVMTGQGIELISSPSHPYEWYCPQLLASPKLSMDMVTKHIDHSSADRLVIIGSSLGGFYTNYLAEKYQAKAIVLNPAVYAARELAPHVGMMTAYDSDEPFDFRPEYIDQLKALQVDHISHPDRYFLIAAKGDELLDWQEMVDFYPGARHLILEGSDHGISEYAEHLPEVIRFIAA; encoded by the coding sequence ATGCCATCTACTCTGGTTGTCTATTTACATGGCTTTCGTTCATCGCCGAGGTCTAGCAAAGCCGTTATGACAGGGCAGGGGATTGAATTGATATCATCCCCTAGCCACCCTTATGAGTGGTATTGCCCACAACTACTGGCTTCACCAAAACTCAGTATGGACATGGTGACCAAGCATATCGATCACAGCAGCGCAGACCGATTGGTGATCATTGGCTCCTCTTTGGGTGGCTTTTATACCAACTACCTGGCAGAAAAATACCAAGCAAAAGCGATTGTTTTAAATCCTGCAGTCTATGCTGCCCGGGAATTGGCTCCCCATGTTGGAATGATGACAGCCTACGATAGTGATGAGCCTTTTGATTTTCGTCCTGAATACATTGATCAATTAAAGGCTCTGCAAGTGGATCATATTAGTCATCCGGATCGCTATTTTTTAATCGCAGCAAAGGGCGACGAGCTTTTGGATTGGCAAGAAATGGTTGATTTTTATCCAGGAGCAAGGCATCTTATTCTCGAGGGCAGCGACCATGGCATCTCTGAATATGCAGAGCATTTGCCTGAGGTTATACGCTTTATTGCCGCATAA
- a CDS encoding HNH endonuclease has protein sequence MLSILKLDAGGIPQCWVNAEEATKHYADNSVLWTLGDPILKMRGGISRATGLQSVIELHSIIAVKGSAKINLFDVIPGITKRKLFRRDRGLCAYCGERIHEGDAEAEHIVPNSRGGKYSWMNLVISCRPCNQRKGNRTPENAGMSLLYAPYMPSLYEDMILKGRNILADQMDFLAANLPKNSRLLDSLKRVGVHWD, from the coding sequence GTGCTGAGCATTTTGAAATTAGATGCTGGGGGTATCCCTCAGTGCTGGGTCAATGCAGAGGAAGCTACCAAACATTACGCTGATAACAGTGTGCTTTGGACCCTTGGCGACCCCATTCTAAAAATGCGTGGCGGAATCTCCCGTGCAACAGGGCTTCAATCTGTTATTGAGCTGCATTCGATCATCGCCGTAAAAGGTTCAGCAAAAATTAATCTCTTTGATGTCATTCCTGGCATCACCAAGCGAAAGTTATTCCGGCGCGATCGAGGTTTGTGCGCATACTGCGGGGAACGCATTCACGAGGGCGATGCGGAAGCAGAGCATATTGTTCCCAACAGTCGCGGCGGTAAATACTCTTGGATGAATTTGGTAATTTCTTGCCGGCCATGCAATCAAAGGAAGGGCAACCGGACACCTGAAAATGCAGGTATGAGCCTCCTTTATGCCCCCTATATGCCTAGCTTGTATGAGGACATGATCCTCAAGGGCAGGAATATTCTTGCCGATCAGATGGATTTTCTAGCAGCCAACTTACCTAAAAACAGCCGCTTATTAGATAGCTTGAAACGCGTAGGGGTCCACTGGGATTAA